A genomic stretch from Shewanella woodyi ATCC 51908 includes:
- a CDS encoding sugar diacid recognition domain-containing protein: MYFLDSTLAQLIVERTMKIIVHNINVMNAQGVILGSGESHRIGSTHEGALLAISQNRTVEINAASADTLHGVKAGINLPLHYQGEIIGVIGITGDPERLNSYGELLKMTAELIVEQANSLELAQWQYRQKEEFILQLINSTQELTPHLIDWASQLDIDIYAPRVAAIIQVQGDKEQISANSILKKVLNLLESPSRGNLVAMTSMTELVILKPAFLNGKQWDPQLESQRIDQLLSRLPLKMNARLKVSLGHFFIKPADISRSYQTAKETLALGMQLSPDQNKYLYDDYSLRVLLSTLKNDWRGEELITPFQTLIDADKKGQLNKTLTAYLTHFGDQQKCANALFIHRNTLRYRLDKIQQITGVDIQQLDGLLQLYLGQILTSQ; encoded by the coding sequence GTGTACTTTCTTGACTCAACCTTGGCTCAACTGATTGTTGAACGCACGATGAAGATCATCGTTCACAACATCAATGTAATGAACGCTCAAGGTGTGATCTTAGGCTCTGGCGAGAGCCATAGAATAGGCTCAACTCATGAGGGAGCACTACTCGCCATTAGCCAAAACAGAACAGTCGAGATCAATGCGGCCAGTGCAGATACTCTCCATGGCGTTAAAGCAGGCATTAACTTACCTTTACATTATCAGGGTGAGATTATTGGTGTTATTGGTATTACCGGCGATCCCGAGCGCTTAAACAGCTATGGAGAGCTGCTTAAGATGACAGCAGAGTTGATTGTGGAGCAAGCAAACTCTCTTGAGCTAGCTCAATGGCAGTATCGCCAAAAAGAGGAGTTTATTCTTCAGCTAATTAACTCCACGCAGGAGTTAACACCACACCTGATTGATTGGGCTTCACAGCTTGATATTGATATCTACGCGCCTCGCGTCGCTGCCATCATTCAGGTTCAGGGAGATAAAGAGCAGATCTCTGCCAACTCAATTTTAAAAAAGGTGCTAAATCTGCTCGAAAGCCCCTCCCGCGGCAATCTAGTTGCCATGACTTCAATGACAGAACTGGTTATTTTAAAACCCGCTTTCCTCAATGGTAAACAGTGGGATCCTCAGCTAGAAAGTCAACGTATCGATCAGCTTCTCTCCCGTTTACCTCTAAAGATGAACGCCAGATTAAAAGTATCTCTTGGCCACTTCTTCATTAAACCAGCCGATATCTCACGCTCTTACCAAACCGCAAAAGAGACCTTAGCCTTGGGTATGCAGTTGTCACCAGATCAAAACAAATATCTCTATGATGATTACTCCCTGCGTGTTCTGCTCTCAACCCTCAAAAACGATTGGCGCGGTGAGGAGTTAATCACCCCGTTTCAGACATTAATAGATGCAGATAAAAAGGGCCAACTCAATAAAACTTTAACAGCCTATCTTACCCATTTTGGTGATCAGCAAAAATGTGCCAATGCACTGTTTATTCACAGAAACACATTAAGATACCGCTTAGATAAGATCCAACAGATCACAGGAGTTGATATTCAGCAGCTCGATGGGCTACTCCAGCTCTATCTCGGACAAATATTGACGAGCCAATAG
- a CDS encoding M4 family metallopeptidase, producing the protein MKIPRLVPTLVAVCVTSSFHLQAAEFKFNKNQSINHAAGVSQLNHFEKSLSVKTAKGTQKSKQKQMFNGVPVYGHHLVVETDGESNIASGRLAQIDDEFSVQAGITRGQAIASLNKLYQGSAASGQKEVELVVLMQDKAPRLAYRVSYLSDKGDTISRPAGLVDANSGEVIRHWNELMTAKNGKGKPGGGTGGGTPVPYDASGPGGNAKVGRYYYGSDFGPLAVQESGGTCSMVNDNVKTINMKSKTRGGNTFTFTCPENTYKTTNDAYSPLNDAHYFGNVIFNMYQDWYQTAPLTFQLEMRVHYGRRYENAFWDGRAMSFGDGDSYFYPLVSLDVSAHEVSHGFTEQNSGLEYSGQSGGINESFSDMAGEAAEFYMRGSNDWKVGYDIVKGSGALRYMDDPTQDGNSIGDASYYTDGMDVHYSSGVFNRAFYLLSNKTGWDTHKSFDVFVLANQLYWSATSDFKDAACGAENAARDLGYPVADVTDAFAYVSTSCISF; encoded by the coding sequence ATGAAAATACCTAGGTTAGTTCCAACTTTAGTCGCAGTGTGTGTGACAAGTTCGTTTCATCTACAAGCAGCTGAGTTTAAATTTAATAAAAATCAATCAATTAATCATGCTGCAGGAGTAAGTCAACTCAATCACTTTGAAAAGAGCCTCTCAGTTAAAACCGCAAAGGGGACTCAAAAAAGTAAACAAAAACAGATGTTCAATGGCGTGCCTGTTTATGGCCACCATCTAGTGGTTGAAACTGATGGCGAGTCAAATATAGCTTCTGGTCGTTTGGCGCAAATTGATGATGAGTTCTCTGTTCAAGCTGGGATCACTCGAGGTCAGGCGATTGCTTCACTCAATAAGCTATATCAAGGCTCTGCCGCTTCGGGTCAAAAAGAGGTTGAGCTGGTGGTCTTGATGCAGGATAAGGCTCCCCGTTTAGCTTATCGCGTGTCATATCTGAGTGATAAAGGCGACACTATTTCCCGTCCTGCGGGCTTAGTTGATGCCAACAGTGGTGAGGTTATTCGTCATTGGAATGAGCTAATGACGGCTAAAAATGGTAAAGGTAAACCTGGTGGCGGTACTGGTGGTGGCACACCTGTTCCCTATGATGCCAGTGGACCAGGAGGAAATGCTAAAGTTGGTCGATACTATTATGGCAGTGACTTTGGTCCCTTAGCGGTACAGGAGTCTGGTGGCACCTGCTCCATGGTGAACGACAATGTTAAAACCATTAACATGAAGAGCAAGACTCGTGGAGGAAATACATTCACCTTTACCTGTCCTGAAAACACCTATAAGACAACCAATGATGCATATTCCCCACTAAATGATGCTCATTACTTTGGTAATGTTATCTTTAATATGTACCAAGATTGGTATCAAACTGCTCCTCTCACCTTTCAGTTAGAGATGCGTGTGCACTATGGCCGTAGATATGAAAATGCCTTTTGGGATGGAAGAGCGATGTCTTTCGGTGATGGCGATAGTTATTTTTATCCTTTGGTGAGCTTAGATGTATCTGCTCATGAGGTGAGCCATGGGTTTACAGAGCAAAACTCAGGTCTTGAGTACAGTGGTCAGTCAGGCGGAATTAATGAGTCTTTTTCCGATATGGCTGGTGAAGCTGCTGAGTTCTACATGCGCGGTAGTAACGACTGGAAGGTGGGGTATGACATAGTTAAAGGCAGTGGTGCACTGCGTTATATGGATGATCCTACCCAAGACGGTAACTCAATCGGTGACGCATCTTACTACACTGACGGTATGGACGTTCACTACTCTTCAGGTGTATTTAACCGAGCATTTTACCTTTTGTCTAATAAGACTGGATGGGATACCCATAAATCTTTTGATGTATTTGTACTAGCCAACCAACTCTATTGGTCTGCGACAAGTGATTTTAAAGATGCTGCATGCGGTGCTGAGAATGCCGCAAGGGATCTTGGCTACCCAGTGGCGGATGTGACAGATGCGTTTGCTTATGTAAGCACCTCGTGCATAAGTTTTTAA
- a CDS encoding OmcA/MtrC family decaheme c-type cytochrome, giving the protein MMNVQNNKFALLLAASAVSMALTGCGGSDGNDGDSGKPGGPAAEVVNVLNLDVTKVTYQDGNPSITVFATNEEDLPVVGLTALEVKAVAQLLPQGATGAGDSAQWQKTGSEKVFVDHKNGNYTFDIALEGYNPELTQRYNVIASASTLQDGITTVPRTELSEDFSGDGYQALYTKDIVSTQTCNTCHAQGEKIYHGYTSAETCASCHTQEWAEGRGKPEVAFTHMVHNVHNSAKGYKADRTTGEFTKDAKKAHALLQDNCKTCHVAPAEDSDELSEWGNWSRVPTMETCTSCHVNIDFKAGKGHSQQDDNSNCIACHNASWTEELHTDGFAQKKAFVGQYGMDASLSAVATDTGSDTTLSVTITNAEGIALDASALVANIQQLETITNVGPNFPIMGYNPNPAGLKKVAIDFVKAGILDANVEIVDGKFVTVIKNLPYGTGDTDTAFSFVGLALCNDGTDLVACGEGVESTGMKAELAHGTLSGEAPSVRHTDTVEFTACESCHGTEWGIHQGSRHPGFVMTEQLGRVNEAGEMIVGIDGCASCHTPDGTYASGANLGSIEMKLHKTHSQGDYGAIPGMNCSQCHSDFKQEAFAKKGALATDGGYTTPIAATCYSCHSYSGDKFKNHVESQGAKVNADYTVANEAAQLETCFMCHNPSINDHTSVKM; this is encoded by the coding sequence ATGATGAACGTACAAAATAATAAATTTGCGCTGCTTCTCGCAGCAAGCGCCGTATCAATGGCCTTAACCGGTTGTGGCGGCAGTGATGGCAATGATGGCGACAGCGGTAAGCCAGGTGGTCCAGCAGCTGAAGTGGTTAATGTTTTAAACCTTGATGTCACAAAAGTGACCTACCAAGATGGCAATCCATCAATCACGGTTTTCGCAACCAATGAAGAAGATTTACCTGTCGTTGGGTTAACAGCGCTAGAAGTTAAAGCGGTTGCTCAGCTTCTTCCTCAAGGCGCTACTGGAGCTGGCGATAGTGCTCAATGGCAAAAAACAGGGTCTGAGAAGGTCTTTGTCGATCACAAGAATGGTAACTACACTTTCGATATAGCCTTAGAGGGTTACAACCCAGAGCTAACACAAAGATACAATGTCATAGCCAGTGCATCGACACTGCAAGATGGCATCACCACAGTGCCTCGCACAGAGCTCTCTGAAGATTTCTCAGGTGACGGTTACCAAGCGCTGTATACCAAAGATATCGTCTCTACCCAAACCTGTAATACTTGTCATGCCCAGGGAGAGAAGATCTACCACGGCTACACATCAGCAGAGACTTGTGCCTCTTGCCACACCCAAGAGTGGGCAGAAGGTCGCGGTAAGCCTGAAGTCGCTTTCACACATATGGTTCATAACGTCCATAACTCAGCGAAAGGCTACAAGGCTGACAGAACCACAGGCGAATTCACTAAAGACGCTAAAAAAGCCCACGCCCTGTTACAAGACAACTGTAAAACGTGTCACGTAGCGCCAGCAGAAGACAGCGATGAGTTAAGTGAATGGGGTAACTGGTCACGAGTTCCAACCATGGAAACCTGTACTAGCTGCCACGTCAATATCGACTTTAAAGCTGGCAAAGGTCACTCTCAACAAGATGACAACTCAAACTGTATCGCTTGTCACAACGCAAGTTGGACTGAAGAGCTACACACTGACGGTTTTGCACAGAAAAAAGCCTTTGTTGGCCAATATGGTATGGACGCATCACTAAGTGCTGTGGCGACCGATACCGGCAGTGACACCACCTTAAGTGTCACTATCACCAATGCTGAAGGCATCGCTCTCGATGCAAGCGCACTAGTTGCCAACATCCAGCAGCTTGAAACCATCACTAACGTTGGCCCTAACTTCCCAATTATGGGTTATAACCCAAATCCAGCTGGGTTAAAGAAAGTGGCTATCGATTTCGTTAAGGCTGGTATTTTAGACGCCAATGTTGAGATTGTGGATGGCAAATTTGTCACCGTTATCAAAAATCTTCCATACGGTACAGGTGATACTGACACCGCCTTTAGCTTTGTTGGTTTGGCACTGTGTAATGACGGTACTGACTTAGTTGCTTGTGGTGAAGGCGTTGAAAGTACAGGCATGAAGGCTGAACTTGCTCACGGCACGCTATCTGGTGAAGCGCCAAGCGTTCGTCATACAGACACGGTTGAGTTTACTGCATGTGAAAGCTGTCATGGTACAGAGTGGGGAATTCATCAAGGTTCTCGTCACCCAGGTTTTGTGATGACAGAGCAACTTGGTCGCGTCAATGAAGCTGGTGAGATGATTGTGGGTATTGACGGCTGTGCAAGCTGCCACACTCCTGATGGTACTTATGCTTCTGGTGCAAACTTAGGCTCAATTGAGATGAAACTGCATAAGACCCATAGTCAAGGCGACTACGGGGCCATTCCTGGTATGAACTGTAGCCAGTGTCACTCAGACTTTAAGCAAGAAGCCTTCGCTAAAAAAGGTGCGCTTGCAACCGATGGCGGCTACACAACCCCAATCGCAGCCACGTGTTATTCATGTCACAGCTACAGCGGTGACAAGTTTAAGAATCACGTTGAGAGTCAAGGTGCTAAAGTCAATGCTGACTACACTGTCGCTAATGAAGCAGCCCAGTTAGAAACCTGCTTTATGTGCCACAACCCAAGCATCAATGATCACACTTCGGTGAAGATGTAA
- a CDS encoding uracil-DNA glycosylase family protein, producing MKTDNLTNLMAQISACQLCQEELPLPAKPIIQLSSESKILIVGQAPGIRAHDHGRAFSDPSGERLRSWLGVSDEQFYDPSLFAILPMGFCFPGTIITNGKKSGDKPPLKRCAETWREALLSQLPQVELTIILGQYAIDYHLGKSAEGKKLTVTQAISQWQDYWPEYMVLPHPSPRNNLFLKKHPECEANLLPALKARVTKLIAANKNW from the coding sequence ATGAAAACAGATAATCTCACCAATTTAATGGCTCAAATTTCTGCCTGTCAGCTTTGTCAGGAAGAGCTTCCCCTACCAGCTAAACCCATTATTCAACTCTCAAGTGAATCTAAAATATTGATTGTAGGCCAAGCGCCTGGAATTAGGGCTCACGATCATGGACGCGCATTTAGTGACCCCAGTGGAGAGAGATTGAGATCATGGCTGGGGGTCAGTGATGAGCAGTTCTACGACCCTAGTCTTTTTGCTATCTTACCCATGGGATTCTGTTTTCCCGGCACCATAATCACCAACGGGAAAAAAAGTGGCGATAAACCACCACTAAAAAGATGTGCAGAGACTTGGCGTGAAGCACTACTCAGTCAATTACCTCAAGTTGAACTGACCATTATTCTCGGCCAATATGCCATCGACTATCACCTAGGGAAGTCTGCAGAGGGTAAAAAGCTCACCGTGACCCAGGCTATCTCCCAATGGCAAGATTACTGGCCAGAATATATGGTGTTGCCCCACCCCAGCCCCAGAAATAACCTATTTTTGAAAAAACACCCTGAGTGCGAAGCGAACCTGCTACCAGCACTTAAAGCACGAGTAACAAAGCTTATTGCTGCTAACAAAAACTGGTAA
- a CDS encoding transglycosylase SLT domain-containing protein: MKPTLLVCFTLLLSPLICHAVQLSDYDADVAALLLEYQGDGDVAALLRKYQGTTASSAMARPSVLTIKEQGDASTYVDFERGIILIETPDKALLKEAIVQVLLTQIDPKLIDAKTAQDFGLINKGKKPFFWGQIHDHQGEAIEYSWRAERFADYLIKHKLSQDSRVRVAIHMVAEHTKIAGGKYIHYAQAASRRYGVSTELIMAIMETESSFNPMARSRSNALGLMQVKANTAGRDYFSLIKGYKHTPSSAYLYDPQKNIDLGTGYLQILSKRYLAGINHPKKLEYAMISSYNGGSGNLWKSLDPQANRTKAIARINKMSVSEFYWFLTNRHIRGETRNYLKKVSSKQKKYAHL; this comes from the coding sequence ATGAAGCCAACTCTTCTTGTCTGCTTTACCCTTCTATTATCTCCCCTTATCTGTCATGCAGTCCAACTTAGCGACTATGATGCGGATGTTGCCGCCCTGCTGCTTGAGTATCAAGGAGATGGTGACGTTGCAGCGCTACTTAGGAAGTATCAGGGAACCACTGCAAGCTCAGCCATGGCAAGGCCATCGGTACTCACCATCAAAGAGCAAGGTGACGCCAGCACCTATGTGGATTTCGAGCGGGGTATCATCTTAATCGAAACTCCAGACAAAGCTTTGCTGAAAGAAGCTATCGTGCAGGTTTTACTCACTCAAATTGACCCTAAGCTTATCGACGCTAAAACTGCTCAAGACTTTGGTTTAATCAATAAGGGAAAGAAGCCTTTTTTCTGGGGACAAATACACGATCATCAAGGAGAAGCAATTGAGTACTCCTGGCGGGCAGAGCGTTTTGCGGATTATCTCATCAAGCACAAGCTCAGCCAAGACAGTCGTGTCAGAGTCGCCATACATATGGTAGCCGAACATACCAAGATAGCTGGAGGGAAATATATTCACTACGCTCAAGCCGCAAGCCGACGTTATGGAGTATCAACCGAACTCATAATGGCCATTATGGAAACGGAAAGCTCATTTAACCCTATGGCCAGATCCCGCTCTAACGCCCTAGGCTTAATGCAGGTCAAAGCCAATACCGCGGGACGTGATTACTTCTCTTTAATTAAGGGTTACAAACACACCCCCTCTTCTGCATACCTTTATGATCCACAAAAAAATATCGATCTTGGTACTGGTTACCTACAGATATTATCAAAGCGCTATTTAGCAGGCATTAATCATCCTAAAAAACTGGAGTATGCCATGATCTCAAGCTACAACGGTGGCAGCGGCAACCTATGGAAAAGTTTAGATCCTCAAGCAAATCGCACTAAAGCGATAGCCCGGATCAATAAGATGAGTGTTAGCGAGTTTTATTGGTTTCTCACCAACAGACATATCAGGGGAGAGACCCGCAACTACTTAAAAAAGGTTAGCAGTAAACAAAAGAAATATGCTCACCTGTAA
- a CDS encoding GGDEF domain-containing protein yields the protein MKKKAVNEREPNNLNLSTLNIEVEEVDWHKWQRLINICAEMLNAPAMIINRVTPEGVEKFLASQTCQKQLDTNQFNMDHNKFCLNVITESQILYVKDIREDCRYQKEEMPYLSYLGLPITWPDGSIFGSLSVLDTQTTNYPDEYIDALSVIKEVIDSDLRHLYKEDQLLKMSYTDPLTQIYNRRGLIDLLQSTQDLARRLKRQLILIYFDLDKFKTANDKYGHDMGDKLLNLFAMNLKKNSRSCDLVARWGGDEFIVIIHAEDIESIKVYIDRMNQHLADQTYLPEIHFSYGYAVIKPDDSSTLAQLLSTADENMYRNKQLKRTDHKK from the coding sequence GTGAAGAAAAAAGCAGTAAATGAACGCGAACCAAATAACCTCAATTTATCCACATTAAATATTGAAGTTGAAGAGGTGGATTGGCATAAATGGCAACGGCTTATCAATATTTGCGCCGAGATGCTTAATGCGCCAGCCATGATCATTAACCGCGTCACTCCCGAAGGAGTTGAGAAGTTTCTCGCATCACAAACATGCCAGAAGCAGCTAGACACAAACCAATTTAATATGGATCACAACAAGTTTTGTCTAAATGTCATAACCGAAAGTCAGATATTGTACGTTAAAGATATTAGAGAAGATTGCAGGTATCAAAAGGAGGAGATGCCTTACCTCTCCTACCTTGGGCTCCCTATCACTTGGCCAGACGGCAGTATCTTTGGCTCCTTAAGCGTACTGGATACACAAACAACGAATTATCCTGATGAATATATTGATGCACTCAGTGTAATAAAGGAGGTGATTGATAGTGATCTTCGCCACCTCTACAAAGAGGATCAACTGTTGAAGATGAGTTATACCGATCCTCTAACCCAAATCTATAACCGCCGTGGCTTAATTGATCTTTTACAGAGCACTCAGGATCTAGCGCGCAGACTAAAGCGCCAACTCATCTTAATCTATTTCGACCTCGATAAGTTTAAAACCGCTAATGACAAGTATGGCCATGATATGGGAGATAAACTCCTTAATCTTTTTGCTATGAATCTGAAGAAAAATAGCCGTAGCTGCGATCTCGTTGCACGCTGGGGAGGCGATGAATTTATTGTCATCATACATGCTGAGGATATCGAATCTATTAAGGTCTATATTGATCGCATGAACCAACACCTTGCCGATCAAACCTACCTTCCGGAGATCCACTTCTCCTATGGCTATGCAGTCATTAAACCTGATGACAGTTCAACACTGGCACAACTGCTCTCAACCGCTGATGAGAACATGTATCGCAATAAACAGCTAAAGAGAACAGATCATAAGAAATGA
- a CDS encoding DmsE family decaheme c-type cytochrome, translating into MKIIKTMKKFSTGMLPALMVSAILSLGFATSATASKWDAKMTPDEVEATLDKKFAEGKYSPKGADSCLMCHRRSEKVMDIFKGVHGAIDSSKSPMAGLQCESCHGPQGNHNKGGNEPMIAFGPQSTLSAEKQNSVCMSCHQDDKRMAWNGGHHDNADVACASCHSVHTEKDPVLSKNTEMEVCTSCHTKQKADMNKRSSHPMKWNQMVCSDCHNPHGTMSDSDLVKPSVNETCYSCHAEKRGPKLWEHAPVTEDCVTCHNPHGSVNDAMLKTRAPQLCQQCHASDGHASNAYLGNTSQGASVGGNAFTGGRSCLNCHNQIHGSNHPSGKLFQR; encoded by the coding sequence ATGAAGATCATAAAAACAATGAAAAAATTCTCTACTGGCATGCTGCCGGCACTGATGGTCTCAGCCATCTTATCGCTGGGCTTCGCCACATCTGCAACCGCTTCTAAGTGGGATGCAAAGATGACTCCAGATGAAGTCGAAGCCACACTTGATAAGAAGTTTGCCGAAGGTAAATACTCACCTAAGGGCGCAGACTCCTGTTTGATGTGTCACCGCCGCTCTGAAAAAGTGATGGATATTTTCAAAGGTGTTCACGGTGCTATCGATTCAAGTAAGAGTCCGATGGCTGGCCTGCAGTGTGAGTCATGTCATGGCCCCCAGGGTAATCATAACAAAGGCGGCAATGAGCCGATGATCGCCTTCGGTCCACAGTCAACTCTTTCTGCAGAAAAGCAAAACAGTGTCTGTATGAGCTGCCATCAGGATGATAAGCGCATGGCGTGGAATGGTGGTCACCATGACAATGCTGATGTTGCCTGCGCCTCTTGTCACTCTGTCCATACGGAAAAAGATCCTGTTCTGTCTAAAAACACTGAGATGGAAGTGTGTACTAGCTGCCACACCAAACAGAAAGCAGACATGAACAAGCGCTCTAGTCACCCAATGAAATGGAACCAGATGGTGTGTAGCGATTGCCACAACCCACATGGCACCATGAGCGACTCAGATCTTGTCAAGCCTAGCGTGAATGAAACCTGCTACTCATGCCATGCAGAAAAACGTGGCCCAAAGCTGTGGGAACATGCCCCCGTCACTGAAGATTGTGTTACCTGTCACAACCCTCATGGCAGTGTAAACGATGCCATGTTAAAGACACGCGCACCACAACTATGTCAGCAATGCCATGCCAGCGATGGTCACGCAAGCAATGCTTACTTAGGTAACACAAGCCAAGGTGCTAGTGTCGGCGGAAATGCTTTCACAGGTGGCCGTAGTTGTTTGAATTGTCATAACCAGATCCATGGTTCAAACCACCCATCTGGCAAGCTATTTCAGCGCTAA
- a CDS encoding MtrB/PioB family decaheme-associated outer membrane protein, with protein MKFKLNLVTLALLANAGIASTAMAAGGYGLQNANTDKVKFDKWDCKRCVVETGVNGTVGVGVGYNDSNDIRSANAFAAENEFAGKVDADLTYVGKSGYRATVEADNLGMENGRLDINAGKVGQYNLNLNYRQIATYKTDSAMSPYLGIGGDDLTLPDNWQTAGSSQDMSELYNSLNPLELSLERKRAGLGFAYQGEELWSTYVNYQREDKTGLKQASGSFFNQSMMLAEPVDYTTDTIEAGVKLKGDNWFTAINYNGSVFKNAYSQLGFDNAFNPTFGAATHGYMSLDPDNEAHTVSLMGQMNLSQTIMSARVHYGQMTQDQAFVTSGYGYQVPTESLDGKVDMTGVNLKLVSRISRSVRVNASYDYSDRDNKTNIEEWTQISINDVNGQVAYNTPYDITTQRAKLGVDYRINRGMKLEAGYDYRTDERSYQDRETTDENTLWTKFRLSSFENWDMWVKGSYGQRDGSQYQASEWTSSESNDLLRKYNLADRKRTMIEARVTHNPTDSLTLDLGTRYAIDDYDETQIGLTESTDLSYDASVTYMLSDDMTLTAFYNRQNIESEQAGSSSFSAPTWTGVVEDQVDVIGAGWSYNNLMEKKLRLGVDYTYSNSDSNTQVTQGITGDYGDYYAKVHNVNIYGQYQATEKMALRVDYKMEKYEDNDAGNDIAPDGIWNVVGFGSNSHDYNAHLIMLSMSYRL; from the coding sequence ATGAAATTCAAATTAAATTTAGTCACGCTCGCCCTTCTTGCTAATGCTGGCATTGCCAGTACAGCAATGGCAGCTGGAGGCTACGGTCTGCAAAATGCCAATACAGACAAGGTGAAGTTCGATAAGTGGGACTGTAAACGCTGTGTGGTTGAAACCGGCGTTAACGGCACCGTTGGTGTGGGCGTGGGTTATAACGATAGTAATGATATTCGATCTGCCAATGCTTTTGCTGCTGAAAATGAGTTTGCAGGCAAGGTCGATGCTGATCTCACTTATGTGGGTAAAAGCGGCTACCGCGCCACTGTCGAAGCTGACAATCTAGGCATGGAAAACGGTCGGTTAGATATCAATGCGGGTAAAGTGGGTCAATACAATTTGAACTTGAACTATCGTCAAATTGCGACCTACAAAACCGACAGTGCCATGAGCCCATATCTGGGCATCGGCGGCGATGATCTAACCTTGCCAGATAATTGGCAAACGGCGGGTTCTAGTCAGGATATGAGCGAGCTATATAACAGCTTAAATCCACTTGAGCTGTCGCTAGAGCGTAAGCGTGCAGGCCTAGGCTTTGCTTACCAAGGTGAGGAGTTATGGAGCACCTACGTTAACTATCAGCGTGAAGATAAAACTGGACTCAAGCAAGCTTCTGGCAGCTTCTTCAATCAGTCAATGATGTTAGCAGAACCTGTTGACTACACCACAGATACCATTGAAGCTGGCGTCAAACTAAAAGGCGATAACTGGTTTACCGCTATCAACTATAACGGTTCCGTCTTTAAGAATGCGTATAGTCAATTGGGTTTCGACAATGCATTTAACCCAACTTTTGGTGCGGCAACACACGGCTATATGTCTCTTGATCCAGATAATGAAGCCCACACAGTATCATTGATGGGTCAGATGAATCTTAGTCAAACCATCATGAGCGCACGTGTTCATTATGGTCAGATGACACAAGATCAAGCCTTTGTCACCTCAGGTTACGGCTACCAAGTGCCAACTGAATCTCTTGATGGCAAAGTTGATATGACTGGGGTTAATCTAAAGTTAGTCTCACGTATCAGTCGAAGCGTACGCGTTAACGCTAGCTACGATTACTCAGATCGTGATAACAAGACCAACATCGAAGAGTGGACTCAGATCAGCATCAATGACGTTAACGGCCAAGTTGCCTATAACACGCCATATGATATCACCACTCAACGCGCTAAGTTAGGCGTCGACTACCGTATCAACCGTGGTATGAAGCTTGAAGCCGGTTACGATTACCGTACTGATGAGCGTTCATATCAAGACCGTGAAACCACAGATGAAAACACGCTTTGGACTAAATTCCGCCTAAGCAGTTTCGAAAACTGGGATATGTGGGTTAAGGGAAGTTACGGTCAACGAGATGGTTCGCAATATCAGGCATCTGAGTGGACATCGAGTGAGTCAAATGATCTTCTACGTAAATATAACTTAGCCGATCGCAAACGCACCATGATTGAAGCTCGTGTCACTCACAACCCTACCGATAGCCTTACGTTAGACTTAGGTACTCGTTATGCTATTGATGACTATGATGAGACTCAGATTGGCTTAACGGAGTCAACCGACCTAAGTTATGACGCTAGCGTCACTTATATGTTAAGCGATGACATGACACTGACGGCTTTCTACAACCGTCAAAACATCGAATCTGAACAGGCTGGCAGTAGCAGTTTCTCTGCGCCAACTTGGACTGGTGTCGTTGAAGATCAAGTCGACGTGATAGGTGCTGGCTGGAGCTACAATAATCTGATGGAGAAGAAACTGCGCCTTGGCGTAGATTACACTTACTCAAATTCAGACAGTAATACTCAAGTCACTCAAGGTATCACTGGTGACTACGGTGATTACTACGCTAAGGTCCACAACGTCAATATCTATGGTCAATACCAAGCCACTGAGAAGATGGCACTGCGTGTAGACTATAAGATGGAGAAGTATGAAGATAACGATGCTGGCAATGATATCGCGCCAGACGGGATCTGGAATGTAGTCGGTTTTGGCTCTAACAGCCACGATTATAACGCTCACTTAATCATGTTAAGTATGAGCTACCGCTTGTAA